The genomic DNA CTCTTCTAAAGGTTCCTCCACACAAGGAGGTGCTGGAACCATGACtggtttcttctttttcttagcCAAGCAGAAGAGAGCAACTGCGAGAAATGCAAGGAAGAAAACACCGCCCAATGAGGCACAAACGACGATTACAGCGGTGTGGTTATTATTGCCTCCAGATGGAGGTGGTTGAGCAGTTGACGATGGTGGTATTGAAGGGTAATTTGGTGGGGTTACTAGAGGAGGAGGAAAAGCTGGATGAAGAGGTGCTGGTGCACCAAATGGCGGCGGCGACACTAGAGGTGGCCACTCAACTGGTGGCGGACTATTCACCGGTGACGTTGGAGGTAGAGAACTGGTGGTTGGAGGCGATAATGGTGTTGGTGGAATGATCGGCGGCGAAGGGGATTGTGGTGGGTTGTTTGGTGCTCCAACAGGGGGTTGGGACGGCATCATTGGTGGCTGTGCAGGAGATCGCTGTGGAGTACTAGAGAATTGAGGTGGCATGGCCTGAGGTGGCATAGGATGATGTGGAGAGCTAATAGGTGGTGTAGAAGACGGTTGCGGTGGCATGGTTGGCGGTGATGGAGGCGACGCTGGAGAGACTGGTGGTGGAGTTGGAGATTGAGGAGGGCTAAGAGGTGGTGTAGAAGAGGGATGTGGTGGCATGGCAGGCGACAATGTAGGTGATTGTGGCGTGAGTACTGGTGGTGGAGTAGAAGACTGAGGTGGCGTGACTGGTGGTGGCATAGGAGTTTGAGGAGGGCTAACAGGCGGTGTAGAAGAGGGTTGCGGTGGCGTGGCTGGTGGTGATGTGGCTGGTGGTGATGTAGGCAACTGTGGAGTGACTGGCGATGGAGTTGAGGATTGAGGTGGCGTGATTGGTTGCGGAGTGGGGGATTGCTGTGGAGTGAATGGTGGTGGAGGACTCGAGGATTGAGGTGGCATGGTTGGTGGTGGAATAGGGTTTTTGGAGGGAGTGACGGGTATTGAAGGGGGCTTTGGTGGTGGCGCTGGGGAATATGGAGTACTATGGCTTGGCGGAGGATTGATATTGGGAGACGGCTGATGAGCACATTGACAAGGTGGTAATtgtggtggcggtggcggtgtcCTCCCagtaggag from Diospyros lotus cultivar Yz01 chromosome 4, ASM1463336v1, whole genome shotgun sequence includes the following:
- the LOC127800301 gene encoding vegetative cell wall protein gp1-like codes for the protein MPSFKGIHMAYLYYSPPPPPPPPCNQASTQPPPTPPPPTCNHAFAPPSPPARSHAIKPPLPPTAPNMGWTLPPQPPTPPNIGWKPPPSPPPPPPTGRTPPPPPQLPPCQCAHQPSPNINPPPSHSTPYSPAPPPKPPSIPVTPSKNPIPPPTMPPQSSSPPPPFTPQQSPTPQPITPPQSSTPSPVTPQLPTSPPATSPPATPPQPSSTPPVSPPQTPMPPPVTPPQSSTPPPVLTPQSPTLSPAMPPHPSSTPPLSPPQSPTPPPVSPASPPSPPTMPPQPSSTPPISSPHHPMPPQAMPPQFSSTPQRSPAQPPMMPSQPPVGAPNNPPQSPSPPIIPPTPLSPPTTSSLPPTSPVNSPPPVEWPPLVSPPPFGAPAPLHPAFPPPLVTPPNYPSIPPSSTAQPPPSGGNNNHTAVIVVCASLGGVFFLAFLAVALFCLAKKKKKPVMVPAPPCVEEPLEEEGPRLEETVVVAVAVEEEICEAGDIDGGGGGGGDSRVEEPPPS